A stretch of DNA from Pseudomonadales bacterium:
AAAGAGGCGCAGAGAAAAAGGCTTTCGCTTAACAGCCTATTTTTTGCAATCTTAGGCGGTGGCCAGCTGCTGCTGTGCCAGCCACGCCTGCAGGTCTGCCAGCTCCGTTAAGCAGATATCGGCCTGCTCAGCATAGCTGGGTCGCTCGCCCTGATAGATTAAAGCCGACAACATGCCAGCATTGCGTGCGGTTTGAATATCGTAGGTGTAGTCGCCAAGGTAGATGACACACTCAGGACGTAGCTGGTAGTGGTCAAATAGCTGATAAAACACCGTCGGGTCGGGTTTGGCGGGGCCATCGTCACGGGCGATCAAGCGATCAAGCTGTAAGCCAGCACGCTCTAATTTACGTTCAGCAAACTGACGCGAGTTACGGGTTACCACCACCGTTGGCCAGCCTTGTTGCTGACAAAAGTCTAATAGCGCCTGCGCGCCTGGCATGGCGCTGCAGCGATTGGCATCATCGTCTTCATGCCGCTCAATGATAGCGCGAATTCTGGCTGCTTCATCCGCCGGCGCTGTCTTTAACAGCTGTAAAAAATCCACCGGCTGGGCATAGCCTAATTCAGCGCGAATCGCCGCAAAGTCGAGCGTGGATGACACCAGCGTACCATCGAGATCAAAAAAAACCGCGTCAATCGCGGCTGGTATTGCTGAGTGTGGGGCGATGGAAAGTGCTGACATATAAACGTCCTGCGTGGCGAGTGGCAAGTGGGCGGCCAGCTAATGCTGCCATTGTGACACTATACGCAGTGATGCCGCCGTCAGTTTGCTAGC
This window harbors:
- a CDS encoding HAD family hydrolase, which translates into the protein MSALSIAPHSAIPAAIDAVFFDLDGTLVSSTLDFAAIRAELGYAQPVDFLQLLKTAPADEAARIRAIIERHEDDDANRCSAMPGAQALLDFCQQQGWPTVVVTRNSRQFAERKLERAGLQLDRLIARDDGPAKPDPTVFYQLFDHYQLRPECVIYLGDYTYDIQTARNAGMLSALIYQGERPSYAEQADICLTELADLQAWLAQQQLATA